A genome region from Baekduia alba includes the following:
- a CDS encoding SRPBCC family protein: MARAYASAVIDATADAVWGGVRDFGDLASWFAPLVVSSAIDDGKAGDQVGAVRTCVLADGVRVQEHLLSHSDVERSCTYSVPDSPLAIEHYRATLRVTPVTVGDQAFVEWWATFDCALDEVEHWEQHFEQQLFQVGFENLGARFGRRAV, translated from the coding sequence GTGGCCCGGGCCTATGCCAGCGCCGTCATCGACGCGACCGCCGACGCGGTCTGGGGCGGCGTACGCGACTTCGGGGACCTGGCGTCGTGGTTCGCCCCGCTCGTCGTCAGCAGCGCGATCGACGACGGCAAGGCTGGGGACCAGGTCGGCGCGGTCCGGACCTGCGTGCTCGCCGACGGCGTCCGGGTCCAGGAGCACCTGCTGAGTCATTCGGACGTGGAGCGCTCCTGCACCTACAGCGTGCCCGACTCGCCGCTGGCGATCGAGCACTACCGGGCCACCCTACGGGTGACGCCGGTGACCGTCGGGGACCAGGCGTTCGTCGAGTGGTGGGCGACCTTCGACTGCGCACTCGACGAGGTCGAGCACTGGGAACAGCACTTCGAGCAGCAGCTCTTCCAGGTCGGCTTCGAGAACCTCGGGGCCCGGTTCGGCCGGCGCGCGGTGTGA
- a CDS encoding amidase produces MSSGFDLIEATIEDIHAAYRGGSLTCHDLVAAYLARIEAYDRSGPELNAIVTVNPQALAEAARLDEELANTGELTGSLHGIPVVVKDQIETEGIVTTFGSIAFEGYVPKADATAVARLRAAGALILAKTTLPDFATSWFTLSSMSGPTKNPYALDRDPGASSAGNGVAVAANLAAVGLGEDTGGSIRLPSSFNNLVGLKVTPGLISRTGSSPIVILQDAPGPMARTVADCAIMMDVLAGYDPADPYTTTHRVARLAGRYVDHLDAQGLQGARLGFVRHLLGADDDPDAAPVNRVVEQALDALRDAGATLVEVTIPDLDEWIMSTLLIGAHGRHDLNAFLAARPELPMRSVEEIVAAKQYHPQLEMLELMAAGPEEPGDHPGYFEKRVAREELQRLILNIMASEDLAALCYPTVQVGPPTFAELDAGKWPELAFPTNTLIAAHAGIPAITVPAGFTTEGLPVGLEVVGMPYDEPTLLKLGYAFEQATRHRRPPASAPDLATGG; encoded by the coding sequence ATGAGCTCAGGCTTCGACCTGATCGAGGCGACGATCGAGGACATCCACGCGGCGTACCGCGGTGGGAGCCTCACCTGCCACGACCTCGTGGCGGCCTACCTCGCCCGGATCGAGGCCTACGACCGGTCGGGACCGGAGCTGAACGCCATCGTCACGGTCAACCCCCAGGCGCTGGCCGAGGCGGCGCGGCTCGACGAGGAGCTCGCCAACACCGGTGAGCTCACCGGCTCGCTGCACGGGATCCCGGTGGTCGTCAAGGACCAGATCGAGACCGAGGGCATCGTCACGACCTTCGGGTCGATCGCGTTCGAGGGCTACGTCCCGAAGGCCGACGCCACCGCGGTGGCCCGGCTGCGGGCGGCCGGCGCACTCATCCTGGCCAAGACGACGCTGCCGGACTTCGCGACGTCCTGGTTCACCCTCTCGTCGATGAGCGGCCCGACGAAGAACCCCTATGCGTTGGACCGCGACCCCGGCGCGTCGAGCGCCGGCAACGGCGTGGCCGTCGCCGCGAACCTGGCCGCCGTGGGGCTCGGGGAGGACACCGGCGGATCGATCCGGCTGCCCTCCAGTTTCAACAACCTCGTCGGGCTGAAGGTGACGCCAGGGCTCATCAGCCGCACCGGCTCGTCGCCGATCGTGATCCTGCAGGACGCGCCCGGGCCGATGGCCCGGACCGTCGCCGACTGCGCGATCATGATGGACGTGCTGGCGGGCTACGACCCGGCCGACCCCTACACGACGACGCACCGCGTGGCCCGCCTCGCCGGCCGGTACGTGGACCACCTGGACGCGCAGGGTCTGCAGGGTGCGCGGCTCGGGTTCGTCCGGCACCTGCTCGGCGCCGACGACGATCCCGACGCGGCGCCGGTGAACCGGGTTGTCGAGCAGGCGCTCGACGCCTTGCGGGACGCCGGCGCGACGCTCGTCGAGGTCACGATCCCCGACCTGGACGAGTGGATCATGTCGACGCTGTTGATCGGCGCGCACGGGCGGCACGACCTCAACGCGTTCCTCGCGGCTCGCCCGGAGCTGCCCATGCGCTCGGTCGAGGAGATCGTCGCCGCCAAGCAGTACCACCCGCAGCTCGAGATGCTCGAGCTCATGGCGGCCGGACCGGAGGAGCCGGGTGACCACCCCGGCTACTTCGAGAAGCGCGTCGCCCGTGAGGAGCTGCAGCGGCTGATCCTCAACATCATGGCCTCGGAGGACCTCGCGGCGCTGTGCTACCCGACCGTCCAGGTCGGCCCGCCGACGTTCGCCGAGCTCGACGCGGGCAAGTGGCCGGAGCTGGCGTTCCCGACCAACACGCTCATCGCCGCGCACGCCGGGATCCCGGCCATCACCGTCCCCGCCGGCTTCACGACGGAGGGGCTGCCGGTCGGCCTGGAGGTCGTCGGCATGCCCTACGACGAGCCGACGCTGCTCAAGCTCGGCTACGCGTTCGAGCAGGCGACGCGGCATCGCCGGCCGCCCGCGAGCGCGCCGGACCTCGCGACGGGCGGCTGA
- a CDS encoding helix-turn-helix domain-containing protein, whose amino-acid sequence MTEPDSAQPMRAESLYAVIGAIAHGPDLDGVLRAIVDLLVDATACHACFVYLREGDLLRVRAASPVFEHVVGKVTVGMDEGLAGWVARNRTPAFIREAALDDPRMKYVPELDEEHFQSMVAVPLVDRRGDVIGVVVLHTEAPREFGQDVLDLLVHVASLVVGAIDNARLYEQTQRQVAALSALSDVSQKLASLTSREDLYPAGCEGIGRLLGADRCRLELLDAHGAAVEVATFPAEDREDGGALVHAPSGGRLTTQLLMGGRAFGLVHVARKTMFDADDAQLLETVTNQLALALRTAELIEHLAAENLVRQVFDALERASPNAAAARARAAGWNPHRTHVAVVATAPPDRAATWEEDLGPEVERRLKLAAGAALTDVTADRLRSLVPLVGSLDQLHDRLVALGAEVGVAFGISRTRGTLGEDRAILVEATDAACVSAALDRRGGARRYDDLGAYRFLVRLIGSTPPDGGYARALDALVAYDERRRSALFATLEAYLEARGAVRATAEALLIHPNTLRQRLDRIRELTGLELEQEDLLSLELSVKLHRLGST is encoded by the coding sequence ATGACCGAGCCCGATTCCGCCCAGCCGATGCGCGCCGAGTCGCTCTACGCCGTCATCGGCGCGATCGCCCACGGGCCCGACCTCGACGGAGTCCTGCGGGCGATCGTCGACCTGCTGGTCGACGCCACCGCCTGCCACGCGTGCTTCGTCTACCTGCGCGAGGGCGACCTGCTGCGCGTCCGCGCCGCCTCCCCGGTCTTCGAGCACGTCGTCGGGAAGGTCACCGTCGGCATGGACGAGGGCCTCGCCGGCTGGGTCGCGCGCAACCGCACGCCGGCCTTCATCCGCGAGGCGGCGCTCGACGACCCGCGCATGAAGTACGTCCCCGAGCTGGACGAGGAGCACTTCCAGTCGATGGTCGCCGTCCCGCTGGTCGACCGCCGCGGCGACGTCATCGGCGTCGTGGTGCTGCACACCGAGGCGCCGCGCGAGTTCGGCCAGGACGTGCTCGACCTGCTCGTCCACGTGGCGTCGCTGGTCGTCGGCGCCATCGACAACGCGCGGCTGTACGAGCAGACGCAGCGCCAGGTCGCCGCGCTCTCGGCGCTGAGCGACGTCAGCCAGAAGCTCGCCTCGCTGACCAGCCGCGAGGACCTCTACCCGGCCGGGTGCGAAGGGATCGGCCGCCTGCTCGGCGCCGACCGCTGCCGGCTGGAGCTGCTCGACGCGCACGGCGCGGCCGTCGAGGTCGCGACCTTCCCCGCCGAGGACCGAGAGGACGGCGGTGCGCTCGTGCACGCGCCGTCCGGAGGCCGGCTGACGACCCAGCTGCTCATGGGCGGACGGGCCTTCGGCCTCGTCCACGTCGCCCGCAAGACCATGTTCGACGCGGACGACGCCCAGCTGCTCGAGACCGTCACCAATCAGCTTGCGCTCGCGCTCCGGACCGCCGAGCTCATCGAGCACCTGGCCGCCGAGAACCTCGTGCGCCAGGTCTTCGACGCCCTCGAGCGCGCCAGCCCGAACGCGGCCGCCGCCCGAGCCCGCGCGGCCGGATGGAACCCCCACCGCACGCACGTCGCCGTCGTCGCCACGGCCCCGCCGGACCGAGCCGCGACGTGGGAGGAGGACCTCGGGCCGGAGGTCGAGCGCCGCCTCAAGCTCGCGGCGGGCGCCGCGCTCACCGATGTCACCGCGGATCGGCTCAGATCGCTGGTCCCGCTCGTCGGCTCGCTGGACCAGCTCCACGACCGCCTGGTCGCGCTCGGCGCGGAGGTCGGCGTGGCGTTCGGCATCAGCCGGACGCGCGGCACGCTCGGCGAGGATCGCGCGATCCTCGTGGAGGCGACCGACGCGGCCTGCGTCTCCGCCGCGCTCGACCGTCGCGGCGGCGCGCGCCGCTACGACGACCTCGGGGCCTACCGCTTCCTCGTCAGGCTCATCGGGTCGACGCCGCCCGACGGCGGCTACGCCCGGGCTCTGGACGCCCTGGTCGCCTACGACGAGCGGCGGCGCTCCGCGCTCTTCGCGACGCTCGAGGCCTACCTCGAGGCGCGCGGTGCGGTGCGGGCGACGGCCGAGGCGCTGCTCATCCACCCCAACACGCTCCGGCAGCGGCTCGATCGGATCCGCGAGCTCACGGGCTTGGAGCTGGAGCAGGAGGACCTCCTCTCGCTCGAGCTGAGCGTCAAGCTGCACCGCCTCGGGAGCACATAG
- a CDS encoding amidophosphoribosyltransferase yields MCGISALFAKSSSIERELGGLLAGMLHQLVERGPDSAGVALYRDPVATGTKLSLLSSGDGVDWVGLAEAMGDPVGASSVVAEHGDHAVLRVEADADAARAWLAEHVADVAVIASGQAIELHKRAGLPTSLLDRCGIRALDATHGLGHTRMATESRVTTAGSHPFSTGEDLCLVHNGSLSNHNRLRRELRRQGVTFATENDSEVAAGYLMWRLREGDPLNAALEAALEDLDGFFTFAVGTRDGFAVLRDPIACKPAVMAETDDWVAMATEYRAIATLPGAADAVMWEPEPAKVYSWSRAEVAA; encoded by the coding sequence GTGTGTGGCATCTCCGCTCTCTTCGCCAAGTCCTCGTCGATCGAACGCGAGCTGGGCGGCCTGCTCGCGGGGATGCTCCACCAGCTCGTGGAGCGCGGCCCCGACAGCGCCGGAGTCGCGCTCTACCGCGACCCCGTCGCGACCGGGACCAAGCTCTCGCTGCTGTCCTCGGGTGATGGCGTCGACTGGGTGGGCCTCGCCGAGGCGATGGGCGACCCAGTCGGCGCCTCCTCGGTCGTGGCCGAGCACGGCGATCACGCCGTCCTGCGCGTCGAGGCCGACGCCGATGCGGCGCGCGCCTGGCTCGCCGAGCACGTCGCCGACGTCGCCGTCATCGCCTCCGGCCAGGCCATCGAGCTCCACAAGCGCGCGGGGCTGCCGACGAGCCTCCTGGACCGCTGCGGCATCCGCGCGCTCGACGCGACCCACGGGCTCGGCCACACCCGCATGGCGACCGAGAGCCGCGTGACGACCGCCGGTTCGCATCCGTTCTCCACTGGTGAGGATCTGTGCCTGGTGCACAACGGGTCGCTGTCGAACCACAACCGCCTGCGCCGCGAGCTGCGCCGCCAGGGCGTGACGTTCGCCACCGAGAACGACTCGGAGGTGGCGGCCGGCTACCTGATGTGGCGGCTCCGGGAGGGCGACCCGCTGAACGCGGCGCTCGAAGCGGCGCTCGAGGACCTCGACGGGTTCTTCACCTTCGCCGTCGGCACGCGCGACGGCTTCGCCGTCCTGCGCGACCCGATCGCGTGCAAGCCCGCGGTGATGGCGGAGACCGACGACTGGGTGGCCATGGCGACCGAGTACCGGGCCATCGCCACGCTGCCCGGTGCGGCGGACGCGGTGATGTGGGAGCCCGAGCCGGCGAAGGTGTACTCCTGGTCCCGTGCGGAGGTGGCGGCGTGA
- the glnT gene encoding type III glutamate--ammonia ligase: MSAETPTQLPSTSETLPAGVEFVAVQWVDVHGASKAKLVPRGAWTPTCEQQGGAAFAAFANHGFARGPEHPELVAIPDPATITVLPHQPDIAVAFSTVMDGDQVATCDARSILARVQRQAAERGLLPLVGIEPEFFLLREDGQGGYLPYDGLDVLDKPCYDLKALLRTAPVLKEVVAAMEALGWGVSALDHEDANGQYEVNFGYAEALTTADRFTLLRTLIADIAGRHGAIASFMPKPLSGRTGSGAHLHMSVVDEDGENRFEDEGDPRGLGLSRTAYAFIGGILEHGRALSALTMPTVNSYRRIHSSGGSSGATWSPNAIVYGANNRTTMLRIPGPGRFENRAIDGSCNPYLALAGTIAAGLDGVERGLDPGAPVKGAASSLGAAVLPRTLAEALDELEGDTVLRDALGREAVAELVAVKRLEWSGYMEVITSWELDTYLRRT; encoded by the coding sequence GTGAGCGCAGAGACCCCGACGCAGCTGCCGTCGACCAGCGAGACGCTCCCGGCGGGCGTGGAGTTCGTCGCCGTCCAGTGGGTCGACGTCCACGGCGCCAGCAAGGCCAAGCTCGTCCCGCGCGGCGCGTGGACGCCCACCTGCGAGCAGCAGGGCGGCGCGGCGTTCGCGGCGTTCGCCAACCATGGCTTCGCGCGCGGGCCGGAGCATCCCGAGCTCGTCGCGATCCCGGATCCGGCGACCATCACCGTCCTACCCCACCAGCCCGACATCGCGGTGGCCTTCTCGACGGTCATGGACGGCGATCAGGTTGCGACGTGCGACGCACGCTCGATCCTCGCGCGCGTACAGCGCCAGGCGGCCGAGCGTGGGCTCCTGCCGTTGGTCGGGATCGAGCCGGAGTTCTTCCTGCTGCGCGAAGACGGTCAGGGCGGCTACCTCCCATACGACGGGCTCGACGTCCTCGACAAGCCCTGCTACGACCTCAAGGCGCTGCTGCGCACAGCGCCGGTGCTCAAGGAGGTCGTCGCGGCGATGGAGGCGCTGGGGTGGGGCGTCAGCGCGCTCGACCACGAGGACGCCAACGGTCAGTACGAGGTCAACTTCGGCTACGCGGAAGCGCTGACGACAGCAGATCGCTTTACATTGCTGCGCACACTGATCGCCGACATCGCCGGCCGCCACGGCGCGATCGCCAGCTTCATGCCCAAGCCGCTGTCCGGCCGGACCGGCTCCGGGGCCCACCTCCACATGTCCGTCGTCGACGAGGACGGCGAGAACCGCTTCGAGGACGAAGGAGATCCGCGCGGGCTCGGGCTTTCCAGGACCGCGTACGCGTTCATCGGCGGCATCCTCGAGCACGGCCGCGCGCTGAGCGCGCTGACGATGCCGACGGTCAACTCGTACCGGCGCATCCACAGCTCTGGCGGCAGCTCGGGCGCCACCTGGTCGCCCAACGCCATCGTCTACGGCGCCAACAACCGCACCACGATGCTGCGCATCCCAGGCCCGGGACGGTTCGAGAACCGCGCGATCGACGGCTCGTGCAACCCCTACCTCGCGCTGGCCGGCACGATCGCCGCGGGCCTGGACGGGGTCGAGCGCGGCCTCGATCCGGGCGCCCCCGTGAAGGGTGCGGCCAGCAGCCTCGGCGCCGCCGTGCTGCCGCGCACGCTCGCCGAGGCGCTCGACGAGCTCGAGGGCGACACCGTGCTGCGCGACGCGCTCGGCCGAGAGGCGGTGGCGGAGCTCGTCGCCGTCAAGCGCCTCGAGTGGAGCGGCTACATGGAGGTCATCACCTCGTGGGAGCTCGACACCTACCTCCGGAGGACGTAG
- a CDS encoding protein glxC produces MSTIETTAGTLNLDDLGLRGVNRTLQQAAAGEGFSLANPNGLHAIAAGLRAEVAVDVLGHAGYYCAGMNQRATVRVHGNAGVGLAENMMSGRVDVLGSAGQAAGATARGGLLVIHGDAAARCAISLKGAHVVVRGSVGHASAFMAQTGRLVVLGDAGPGLGDSIYETRVYVRGTVGELGADCVEKPMRDEHLDELAALLADAGVTDVSASDFRRYGSARQLYHWQHPDGAEDR; encoded by the coding sequence GTGAGCACGATCGAGACGACCGCCGGGACGCTCAACCTCGACGACCTCGGCCTGCGCGGGGTCAACCGGACGCTGCAGCAGGCCGCCGCGGGGGAGGGCTTCTCCCTGGCCAACCCGAACGGCCTGCACGCGATCGCCGCCGGGCTGCGCGCCGAGGTGGCCGTCGACGTGCTCGGTCACGCGGGCTACTACTGCGCCGGGATGAACCAGCGGGCGACGGTCCGCGTGCACGGCAACGCCGGCGTCGGCCTCGCCGAGAACATGATGTCCGGACGGGTCGACGTGCTCGGGAGCGCCGGGCAGGCGGCGGGTGCGACGGCGCGCGGAGGGCTCTTGGTGATCCATGGCGATGCGGCGGCACGCTGCGCGATCTCGCTGAAGGGCGCGCACGTCGTGGTCCGCGGCTCCGTCGGCCACGCAAGCGCGTTCATGGCGCAGACGGGACGGCTCGTCGTCCTCGGCGACGCCGGCCCGGGCCTCGGCGACTCGATCTACGAGACCCGTGTGTACGTCCGCGGCACGGTCGGCGAGCTCGGCGCGGACTGCGTCGAGAAGCCGATGCGCGACGAGCACCTCGACGAGCTGGCGGCGTTGCTGGCCGACGCCGGCGTCACCGACGTCAGTGCGAGCGACTTCCGGCGCTACGGCTCGGCGCGACAGCTCTACCACTGGCAGCACCCCGACGGGGCGGAGGACCGATGA
- a CDS encoding FMN-binding glutamate synthase family protein, with translation MTMRPSATFDTPAIAEIQRAAREGMYAIRGFGAKRRVPHFDDLLFLGASISRYPLEGYREACGTDVALGTRHAARPLRLDIPVTIAGMSFGALSANAKQALGEGASKVGTSTTTGDGGMTPEERLASDKLVYQYLPSRYGMNPDDLRRADAIEIVVGQGAKPGGGGMLLGQKISERVAAMRDLPAGIDQRSACRHPDWTGPDDLEIKIQELREITDWQIPIYVKVGASRPYYDTALAVKAGADVVVLDGMQGGTAATQEVFIEHVGIPTLAAIPPAVEALQELGMHRSGVQLVVSGGIRTGADVAKAIALGADAVSVGVAALIALGDNSPELAEDYAAMGTAPGAYDAWHEGRDPAGISTQDPELAARLDPEAAAQRVANYLRVVTLEAQTIARACGKSHVHNLEPEDLVALTVESSAMARVPLVGTSWVPGASVDPARRTS, from the coding sequence ATGACGATGCGGCCGTCCGCCACGTTCGACACTCCGGCGATCGCCGAGATCCAGCGCGCCGCGCGCGAGGGGATGTACGCGATCCGCGGCTTCGGCGCCAAGCGGCGCGTCCCGCACTTCGACGACCTGCTGTTCCTCGGCGCCAGCATCTCGCGCTACCCGCTCGAGGGCTATCGCGAGGCGTGCGGGACCGACGTCGCGCTCGGCACGCGCCACGCGGCGCGCCCGCTGCGGCTCGACATCCCCGTGACGATCGCCGGGATGAGCTTCGGCGCTCTCTCGGCCAACGCCAAGCAGGCGCTCGGCGAAGGGGCGTCGAAGGTCGGCACGAGCACGACCACCGGCGACGGCGGCATGACGCCCGAAGAGCGGCTGGCGTCCGACAAGCTCGTCTACCAGTACCTGCCGTCGCGGTACGGCATGAACCCCGACGACCTCCGGCGCGCCGACGCGATCGAGATCGTCGTCGGCCAGGGTGCGAAGCCGGGCGGCGGCGGCATGCTCCTCGGCCAGAAGATCTCCGAGCGCGTCGCCGCGATGCGGGACCTGCCCGCGGGCATCGACCAGCGCAGCGCCTGCCGGCACCCCGACTGGACCGGACCGGACGACCTGGAGATCAAGATCCAGGAGCTGCGCGAGATCACCGACTGGCAGATCCCGATCTACGTGAAGGTCGGCGCCTCGCGGCCGTACTACGACACCGCGCTGGCGGTGAAGGCCGGCGCGGACGTCGTCGTCCTCGACGGCATGCAGGGCGGCACGGCCGCCACGCAGGAAGTCTTCATCGAGCACGTCGGCATCCCGACGCTCGCCGCGATCCCGCCGGCCGTCGAGGCGCTGCAGGAGCTGGGCATGCACCGCTCGGGCGTGCAGCTCGTCGTCTCCGGCGGCATCCGCACCGGCGCCGATGTCGCCAAGGCCATCGCGCTGGGCGCCGACGCGGTGTCGGTCGGCGTCGCCGCGCTCATCGCGCTGGGCGACAACAGCCCGGAGCTCGCGGAGGACTACGCGGCGATGGGCACGGCACCCGGGGCCTACGACGCCTGGCACGAGGGTCGCGATCCCGCCGGGATCTCGACGCAGGACCCCGAGCTCGCCGCACGACTCGACCCGGAGGCCGCGGCGCAGCGGGTCGCCAACTACCTGCGCGTCGTCACGTTGGAGGCGCAGACCATCGCTCGCGCCTGCGGCAAGTCCCATGTCCACAACCTGGAGCCGGAGGACCTCGTCGCGCTGACCGTCGAGTCCTCGGCGATGGCGCGGGTGCCGCTGGTGGGGACGTCGTGGGTCCCCGGCGCCAGCGTCGATCCAGCAAGGAGGACGTCGTGA
- a CDS encoding sarcosine oxidase subunit delta, producing MSFQLACPNCGPREVTDFGFGGEVHPRPASKPAPRELNAYLYFRRNPAGPQVEWWHHRAGCRAWFLAERDTRTNDVAWTALPADAPIDAASLA from the coding sequence ATGTCGTTCCAGCTTGCCTGTCCCAACTGCGGCCCGCGCGAGGTCACCGACTTCGGCTTCGGGGGCGAGGTCCACCCACGGCCCGCGTCCAAGCCCGCTCCGCGCGAGCTCAACGCGTACCTCTACTTCCGCCGCAACCCGGCCGGGCCGCAGGTCGAGTGGTGGCATCACCGCGCCGGCTGCCGCGCGTGGTTCCTGGCCGAGCGCGACACGCGCACCAACGACGTGGCCTGGACCGCGCTCCCCGCCGACGCCCCGATCGACGCGGCGAGCCTCGCATGA
- a CDS encoding GAF domain-containing protein, translating into MPADSEHGRPDLDALLAGLRERLGASRCTLREADGAGGFPVVGESLGAGVASLRDDRSDLRGQPVVVALSGGAAQVVQPDVRAISDDPAFLALMRRYGVRAQVVSAVRASTGGRLLGLLSVHDAACRDWTPEECELAFAAAATIASVLDVQPMQARPGGHR; encoded by the coding sequence GTGCCGGCGGATAGCGAGCACGGTCGCCCCGACCTCGACGCGCTGCTCGCCGGGCTGCGGGAGCGCTTGGGCGCCTCGCGCTGCACCCTGCGGGAGGCCGACGGCGCCGGCGGCTTCCCCGTGGTCGGCGAGAGCCTCGGCGCCGGCGTGGCGAGCCTGCGCGACGACCGCTCCGACCTGCGCGGTCAGCCGGTCGTCGTCGCCCTGTCCGGCGGCGCGGCGCAGGTCGTGCAGCCCGACGTGCGCGCGATCTCCGACGACCCCGCGTTCCTGGCGTTGATGCGGCGCTACGGCGTGCGCGCGCAGGTCGTCAGCGCCGTGCGCGCGTCGACCGGTGGCCGCCTTCTCGGCCTGCTGTCCGTCCACGACGCCGCGTGCCGGGACTGGACCCCCGAGGAGTGCGAGCTGGCGTTCGCCGCGGCTGCGACGATCGCGTCCGTGCTCGACGTCCAACCGATGCAGGCCAGACCAGGAGGACACCGATGA
- a CDS encoding amidohydrolase family protein has protein sequence MSAEDGPPPAREFILDADWVLSHDDDTPRLLRHGSVRVRDDRIVEVSDRRLVGNVPRVALKGQILLPGLMTAHVHTAAGTATRGTVETGRSAFAALDSIEQLEDEELEALTALNVAELVRSGCTTHVEMSLSLRQFEAHVRVARRYGVRSYAGAMIPGWPRLGPIWHRTDDRELLDSTAATVAEIEQYVAVASGLNGAEDGRIRPMMMPHAPDTHTPETLAATMDAARSLGNGIHIHVAQSESEVASVQRLWGMTPLRWLDSLGLFSERVLAAHLWYADVEADRDILLRDTFTYAHCPSSLGAGASNATQPLPEMLACGANVALGHDTHSNDLVENLKLAVLDGRARYYLLNERSSVPMRMPNPIDAMNAATINTANGLGRDDIGRIQVGAKADLCSVDVTGLLVGVGTTPREPLNHLLYANGLSVRHVITDGTFQVFHGRLLIDDEERVLERAGAVVERMWERLERQGWFDGEPSFPARWPHTWKV, from the coding sequence ATGAGCGCAGAGGACGGACCGCCACCCGCGAGGGAGTTCATCCTCGACGCGGACTGGGTGCTCAGCCACGACGACGACACGCCGCGGCTGCTGCGGCACGGGTCGGTGCGGGTGCGTGACGACCGGATCGTGGAGGTCTCGGACCGGCGCCTGGTCGGCAACGTGCCCCGCGTGGCCCTGAAGGGGCAGATCCTCCTGCCGGGGCTCATGACCGCGCACGTGCACACCGCCGCGGGCACCGCCACGCGCGGCACGGTCGAGACGGGCCGCTCGGCGTTCGCGGCGCTGGACTCGATCGAGCAGCTCGAGGACGAGGAGCTGGAGGCGCTGACCGCGCTCAACGTCGCCGAGCTGGTCCGCTCGGGCTGCACGACGCACGTCGAGATGAGCCTCAGCCTCCGGCAGTTCGAGGCCCACGTGCGGGTCGCCCGGCGCTACGGCGTCCGCAGCTACGCCGGCGCGATGATCCCCGGCTGGCCACGCCTCGGCCCGATCTGGCACCGGACCGACGACCGGGAGCTCCTCGACTCCACGGCCGCGACCGTCGCCGAGATCGAGCAGTACGTCGCGGTGGCGAGCGGGCTCAACGGGGCGGAGGACGGCCGGATCCGGCCGATGATGATGCCGCACGCGCCCGACACGCACACGCCGGAGACGCTCGCGGCGACGATGGACGCGGCACGGAGCCTCGGCAACGGCATCCACATCCACGTCGCGCAGTCCGAGAGCGAGGTCGCGTCGGTCCAGCGGCTCTGGGGCATGACGCCGCTGCGCTGGCTCGACAGCTTGGGCCTGTTCTCCGAGCGCGTGCTCGCGGCGCACCTCTGGTACGCCGACGTGGAGGCCGACCGGGACATCCTGCTCAGGGACACGTTCACCTACGCGCACTGCCCCTCGTCGCTCGGCGCGGGAGCCAGCAACGCGACGCAGCCGCTCCCCGAGATGCTCGCGTGCGGCGCGAACGTGGCGCTCGGCCACGACACGCACTCCAACGACCTCGTCGAGAACCTGAAGCTCGCGGTCCTCGACGGCCGGGCGCGCTACTACCTGCTCAACGAGCGCTCCAGCGTCCCGATGCGCATGCCCAACCCGATCGACGCGATGAACGCCGCGACGATCAACACGGCCAACGGCCTGGGCCGTGACGACATCGGGCGCATCCAGGTCGGGGCCAAGGCGGACCTGTGCAGCGTCGACGTCACCGGGCTGCTCGTCGGGGTCGGGACGACGCCGCGGGAACCGCTCAACCACTTGTTGTACGCCAACGGTCTGTCGGTGCGGCACGTGATCACCGACGGGACGTTCCAGGTGTTCCACGGCCGGCTCCTGATCGACGACGAGGAGCGCGTCCTCGAACGCGCCGGCGCGGTCGTCGAGCGGATGTGGGAGCGACTGGAACGTCAGGGCTGGTTCGACGGGGAGCCGAGCTTCCCGGCCCGCTGGCCGCACACCTGGAAGGTCTGA